The Bacteroidales bacterium genome includes a window with the following:
- a CDS encoding four helix bundle protein produces the protein MENLKKRTKKFAVDVIKFCNSLKASKTSGVITYQLVKSATSTGANYRAACRARSKAEFFSKICIVVEEADETEYWLEVIKDAELSNDPKELNRLLKEANEINRIMSKAKNTSYNNK, from the coding sequence ATTGAGAATCTTAAAAAAAGGACGAAGAAATTTGCGGTTGATGTCATAAAGTTTTGTAATTCTTTAAAGGCAAGCAAGACATCAGGTGTCATTACTTATCAACTTGTAAAATCTGCAACTTCAACAGGAGCAAATTACAGAGCTGCATGCAGAGCAAGGTCAAAAGCAGAATTTTTCAGCAAGATTTGCATTGTTGTTGAAGAAGCGGACGAAACAGAATATTGGTTAGAAGTTATAAAAGATGCTGAATTATCAAATGACCCAAAAGAATTAAACCGACTTTTAAAAGAAGCCAACGAAATAAACAGAATAATGTCAAAAGCAAAAAACACATCATACAATAATAAATGA